A section of the Roseivirga sp. BDSF3-8 genome encodes:
- a CDS encoding S8 family peptidase, which produces MVKKISFNLLLAGMGIFCGLKASAQTNRYMVFFTDKDTAAYETADPLTYLSRRSLDRRQDQNIQLTPRDFTVKENYLDSVRAGGMQVFATSRWLNACLASGNIDQVEMLQAAPYISHIDYVAPQNVPENARVADIGRKSKRNNRGQNDEVTAYQNSLLGIDIMHEDGYKGEGMLIAVVDGGFAGVNTAAPFSHLFSEEKVIKAYNFVNYSDNIYGFTDHGSEALSCMAALSEGVYTGGSPDAHYMLLVSEDVSSEYRIEEYNWILAAEMADSAGADIISTSLGYNYFNDPTMDYSLTDMDGETAVISVGSNIAAETGMLLISSAGNEGDNPNWRTIVPPADAPSVLAVGSFFGKTFDRAGFSSMGPTTDGRIKPDVVATGSPAYTVNQFGNATQAYGTSFAAPIVTGLAAGFWQANPSLTASEVKERLIRSGNSYLAPDSLIGHGAPNYQRAQENIVLSDGLDLPEEDIIPYPYPNPLSGGMLHVPLTGFNDHELQGSLISNDGRLMVKFDVQNDGKEAEEQIQMGNLPAGIYLLTLTGKSLTRRYRIVKY; this is translated from the coding sequence ATGGTAAAAAAGATCAGCTTCAACCTGCTTCTTGCAGGCATGGGTATATTTTGCGGCCTCAAGGCATCCGCCCAGACAAACCGCTATATGGTTTTTTTTACTGATAAAGATACCGCGGCATACGAAACAGCCGACCCCCTTACTTACTTGTCCCGGCGCTCACTCGATCGTCGTCAGGATCAGAACATCCAGTTAACCCCACGTGATTTTACAGTTAAGGAAAACTACCTGGATAGCGTAAGAGCCGGTGGCATGCAGGTTTTTGCCACCTCTCGCTGGCTTAATGCCTGTCTTGCCTCAGGAAATATAGACCAGGTAGAGATGCTGCAGGCAGCCCCCTATATAAGCCATATCGACTATGTCGCCCCTCAGAATGTTCCGGAAAATGCACGGGTGGCTGATATCGGACGTAAATCGAAACGTAATAACCGGGGACAGAATGATGAGGTTACAGCCTACCAGAATAGCCTGCTTGGCATAGATATCATGCATGAGGACGGCTATAAAGGCGAAGGCATGCTGATAGCTGTAGTAGACGGCGGATTTGCAGGAGTAAACACCGCCGCGCCGTTCAGTCACCTTTTCTCGGAAGAGAAGGTGATAAAAGCCTATAATTTTGTCAATTACTCAGATAATATCTACGGCTTTACCGATCACGGTAGCGAAGCCCTCAGCTGCATGGCTGCGCTAAGCGAGGGAGTGTATACCGGAGGTAGCCCCGATGCACATTATATGCTGCTCGTCAGCGAAGACGTTTCTTCCGAATACCGTATAGAAGAATATAACTGGATTCTGGCCGCAGAAATGGCAGACAGCGCCGGCGCAGACATTATCTCAACCTCACTCGGCTATAATTACTTTAATGACCCTACCATGGACTACTCCCTGACTGATATGGACGGGGAGACTGCGGTGATCAGCGTTGGGTCCAACATAGCAGCAGAAACCGGCATGCTGCTGATTAGTTCTGCCGGTAACGAAGGCGATAATCCTAACTGGCGTACCATCGTTCCTCCTGCAGATGCTCCCAGCGTGCTGGCAGTAGGGTCTTTTTTCGGCAAAACCTTTGACCGTGCCGGGTTCAGTTCCATGGGGCCCACCACTGACGGCCGTATCAAGCCAGATGTAGTGGCTACAGGCTCCCCCGCTTACACGGTAAATCAGTTTGGAAATGCCACCCAAGCCTACGGAACCAGCTTTGCAGCGCCGATAGTGACCGGCCTTGCCGCAGGCTTCTGGCAGGCAAACCCTTCTTTGACGGCTAGTGAGGTAAAGGAGCGACTCATTCGCTCAGGTAATTCATACCTGGCACCTGACTCCCTGATCGGACACGGAGCACCCAACTACCAGCGAGCCCAGGAAAATATCGTCCTCAGCGATGGACTTGACCTGCCTGAAGAAGACATTATTCCCTACCCATATCCCAACCCACTCTCCGGAGGTATGCTCCACGTACCTCTGACCGGATTTAATGACCATGAACTACAAGGGAGCCTCATAAGCAATGACGGGCGGCTGATGGTGAAGTTCGATGTTCAGAATGATGGTAAAGAAGCTGAGGAACAGATACAAATGGGCAATTTACCCGCTGGTATCTACCTGCTCACCCTAACCGGAAAGTCCCTTACCCGCCGGTACCGTATAGTGAAATACTGA
- the rpe gene encoding ribulose-phosphate 3-epimerase: MKPLIAPSILAADFANLQSEITMLHQSEADYIHIDIMDGMFVPNISFGFPVMNAIREFTDKPFDVHLMIEEPGRYLEDFKKAGADHIYVHYEACPHLHRVLQQIRDLGCKTGVALNPHTPVSLLADVLHDTDLVCMMSVNPGFGGQSFIEHTYEKVRSLSKMIKEAGTQTKIEIDGGVNANNAADLVKAGAHILVAGSFVFRSDDPAATIRDLKNA, from the coding sequence ATGAAACCATTGATCGCACCCTCCATCCTGGCTGCCGACTTTGCGAACCTACAGTCGGAAATTACCATGCTTCACCAAAGCGAGGCAGACTACATTCACATTGATATTATGGATGGCATGTTCGTGCCTAATATCTCATTTGGGTTTCCTGTAATGAATGCCATTCGTGAGTTTACCGACAAGCCCTTCGATGTGCATCTTATGATAGAGGAGCCCGGCAGGTACCTTGAGGACTTCAAAAAGGCAGGAGCCGATCATATATACGTCCATTATGAAGCTTGCCCACATTTACACAGGGTATTGCAGCAAATCCGTGATCTGGGCTGTAAGACCGGTGTGGCCCTCAATCCCCACACACCTGTTTCCCTGCTTGCTGACGTACTTCATGATACCGACCTCGTATGCATGATGTCTGTAAATCCGGGATTTGGCGGACAAAGCTTTATCGAACATACCTATGAGAAGGTGCGGTCGTTAAGTAAAATGATAAAAGAGGCGGGCACGCAGACAAAAATTGAAATTGACGGTGGTGTAAATGCCAATAATGCCGCAGACCTGGTGAAAGCCGGCGCCCATATACTTGTAGCCGGTAGCTTTGTATTCCGGTCAGATGACCCTGCCGCCACCATCCGCGATCTGAAAAACGCATGA
- a CDS encoding carboxypeptidase-like regulatory domain-containing protein, which translates to MIKRMAMLRAITLVSVMVWLLPLGASAHQGVGVLSGRTITAEGKALPAVNISIRGIGIGTISKENGAFELRLPAGDSVKVLFTHVGYYPTEKVVRLRTGEEYVLEVQMREETMVLEQVEVGSARETEREQAGVTKLSPKSLEEMPSPFGDISRLLATLPGVIANNELSSSYTVRGGNFDENLVYVNGIQVYRPFLIRAGQQEGLSFINPDLVESIEFSAGGWQPRYGDKLSSSLTVNYKKPEEHAASVSIGLLGGRGHVEGKAMNGRLRYIGGVRHKNSRYLLNTFETQGQYLPRFTDGQAYVTYQLKRRGNKPVTELSALLNYASNRYLVRPEARETTFGTFNRVLRLFVAFDGQELLDYDTWQTGLKLSHNYSDRLRVEAIVSALTTREREYIDLEGGYRLCDVNRDPSSPGFNQCVAIRGVGTEYNYARNRLDANIYAANVQTFYNWKKTQTLLAGIGYRYQDVSDRIREWGFIDSADFVKLDVPIQNDISLNINRFSAFVQNTSEIGERQVLTYGVRANYLDVTGQFLLSPRLQYSYHLPWERDVVFRFATGIYRQPPFYREFRDRNGQLQENVKAQSSLHVISGVDYDFKLWNRPFKFITEAYYKYLWDVNTYDVDNVLIRYFADNTTKAYAIGADFRISGEFIPNTDSWFSLGLLRTREDIEDDGQDFIRRPSDQLVNIGIFFQDHFPSDPTIRVNVGVFFGSGLPFGPPNEPQYRSALNGESYQRVDVGFSKIFLLDDNSGFGLKSIWVGADILNMLGTENAISYTWIRDITNTEFAIPNSLSARFLNIRIVGKFN; encoded by the coding sequence ATGATAAAACGCATGGCTATGTTACGGGCCATCACCCTCGTGAGTGTGATGGTATGGCTGCTGCCTCTAGGGGCCAGTGCGCACCAGGGCGTAGGTGTGCTTAGCGGACGTACCATTACTGCCGAAGGCAAGGCACTGCCTGCGGTAAATATTTCTATCAGAGGCATAGGCATTGGTACCATTAGCAAAGAAAACGGTGCCTTTGAGCTGCGCCTGCCTGCCGGTGACAGCGTTAAGGTACTCTTTACCCACGTAGGCTATTACCCTACTGAAAAGGTGGTCAGGCTGAGAACCGGAGAGGAATACGTGCTGGAGGTGCAGATGCGTGAAGAGACCATGGTGCTCGAGCAGGTAGAAGTTGGCTCTGCCCGTGAAACAGAGCGCGAACAGGCCGGTGTCACAAAGCTATCCCCCAAGAGCCTGGAAGAGATGCCTTCCCCTTTTGGAGATATAAGCAGGTTGCTCGCTACATTACCAGGGGTCATAGCCAATAACGAACTTAGTTCCAGCTATACCGTACGAGGAGGAAATTTTGACGAAAACCTAGTATACGTAAACGGCATTCAGGTATATCGGCCATTCCTCATAAGGGCCGGACAGCAGGAAGGCCTTAGCTTTATTAACCCCGATCTCGTAGAAAGCATTGAGTTCAGTGCTGGCGGTTGGCAGCCCCGCTACGGTGATAAGCTATCCTCCAGTCTTACCGTTAACTACAAAAAGCCCGAAGAGCACGCCGCCAGTGTCTCCATCGGCCTGCTCGGTGGTCGTGGTCACGTGGAAGGCAAGGCTATGAACGGCCGTCTGCGTTACATCGGTGGCGTACGCCATAAGAACTCCCGCTATCTCCTTAACACCTTCGAAACCCAGGGCCAGTACCTTCCACGCTTTACCGATGGGCAGGCCTATGTTACCTACCAGCTTAAAAGAAGGGGTAATAAGCCGGTTACCGAACTATCTGCCCTCCTCAATTATGCGAGTAACCGCTATCTCGTAAGGCCCGAAGCCCGCGAAACCACATTTGGTACATTTAACCGTGTGCTAAGGCTGTTCGTGGCCTTTGACGGACAGGAGTTACTCGACTACGATACCTGGCAAACAGGGCTGAAGTTAAGCCACAATTACAGCGACCGGCTTAGGGTAGAGGCCATAGTGTCCGCCCTTACTACTCGAGAACGTGAATACATCGATCTGGAGGGAGGCTATCGTCTCTGTGATGTGAACAGAGACCCCAGTAGCCCCGGTTTTAACCAGTGCGTGGCCATCAGAGGAGTAGGTACAGAATATAATTACGCGCGAAACCGCCTCGATGCCAACATCTACGCTGCAAACGTACAGACCTTTTATAACTGGAAAAAGACACAGACACTGCTGGCCGGAATAGGGTATCGCTATCAGGATGTAAGCGACCGTATTCGGGAATGGGGGTTCATTGATTCGGCTGATTTTGTTAAACTGGATGTCCCTATTCAGAATGATATCAGCCTGAATATTAACCGGTTTTCCGCATTTGTCCAGAATACCTCAGAAATAGGAGAGAGGCAGGTGCTCACCTACGGGGTAAGAGCCAACTATCTGGACGTAACCGGCCAGTTTTTACTCAGCCCGCGCCTGCAGTATAGCTACCACCTTCCCTGGGAGCGGGATGTCGTCTTTCGCTTTGCAACCGGTATTTACCGTCAGCCGCCATTTTACAGAGAGTTTCGTGATCGCAATGGCCAATTGCAGGAAAACGTAAAAGCACAATCCTCCCTGCATGTAATCAGTGGCGTCGACTATGACTTTAAGCTATGGAACAGGCCTTTTAAGTTCATCACAGAAGCATACTATAAGTACCTGTGGGATGTAAATACCTACGATGTCGATAATGTGCTCATCCGCTATTTTGCAGATAACACTACCAAAGCCTACGCTATAGGGGCAGACTTCAGGATATCCGGTGAGTTTATTCCCAATACCGACTCCTGGTTCAGCCTCGGACTTCTCAGAACGCGCGAAGATATTGAAGATGACGGTCAGGACTTTATTCGTAGACCTTCAGACCAATTAGTGAATATAGGCATCTTTTTCCAGGATCACTTTCCCAGTGACCCTACCATACGAGTGAACGTAGGCGTATTTTTTGGCTCAGGTCTGCCCTTCGGACCTCCTAACGAGCCTCAGTATCGCAGCGCCCTCAATGGCGAGTCATACCAGCGCGTAGACGTAGGCTTTTCAAAGATTTTTTTATTGGATGATAATAGCGGGTTTGGACTCAAATCCATATGGGTCGGTGCTGATATCCTCAATATGCTGGGTACGGAAAATGCGATCTCCTACACCTGGATCAGAGATATTACCAATACAGAATTTGCCATCCCCAATTCATTATCGGCAAGGTT